TCAATCAGCTAAATATGCATTGCatcattatataattttttttataatttattcgaTTGATATTTAAACGATGATAAAAATAtaagttaaaaaataataagaaaCTGAGTATAATTTTGgtaaatgaattaaaaaaataaattgaaaaaaataataaaaaatgacaatattttttataatttatttgattgattttaacttatgatcaaaatataattataaaaaatattgaaattttgatatatgaattaaaaaataattttaaaaaaataaaaattaatttattagatTGATATTTAATTctggatcaaaatataattataaaaaataatgaaatattacattataaatttgatatataaactaaaaaataaataaaacagtaGATGAACCGCAATTtgattttagaaaatatttgatTGTAGAAAATAAAGACTTTATCCGCTATTTATATCGTGGTGCAGTTTGAGAATTTTTTGAATCGTAACACTCTGCGGAAAGTTTGATTAGATCTAGTACAATCTAAAAAAATTGATCAACCCCAGAAACCGGCTACGCGACCCTTTGTTTTTCCTtttacttatttatttatttatttattgttataGATATATACAGATTAACACGGGCATACCTACCATAGGAAGCCCAGCCGAACCGTATATCACTggctttaatattttaaatatataattatttatgcatGCGCACTATATTGATTCGTAGGTAGAAACTAACTATAGtctataaatataaatcaaatacacAATGTGTTTTTGTTAGAAATAAAAACACGATTATATAAGGGTTATATTGCAAATTATCAAGTGAactatatttttgttatttgatatttatttaaCTTTAATCAATAAAATTTGCACCATGGATGAATCTTTTCTTTTTAAACAAGatataaacattaaaataatataaagatGACAATGAGTTGGATCAGGTATGATGCCATATCATCCTTTCGTTTCCATTTATTGTATCACAAAAACTCATATGAGACGAATATTTAATTTGCTTAACACATGAAAAAACATTGttttttatgcaaaaaaaaaatacttttcaTATCATACTCCCAAATATCGCATTATCACGGATAAATAATtacatttttttcaaatttgaattatttcgATTAATTAATACATATATATCTAATTCATAAGAAAATAATAAGATAAAAATTAGAAAAACTAAATTTTCTATAaacaataacaaaatattacaaACAATTCATCTCAACACTATTATCATATAGAAATTGCACAAGTTCCATACTaataattttttctttacaTTCAACTATCATTATTtaacaaaatatatttgaattaacatttctttaatataaataaatatgtttgtgtatatatatatattataatttaatcgGATATTCGGATCAAGTATGAGTGGTGATACCCCCATAAGAGCCCGGGTCACGGATGACCCGATACAATAATTGGATAGCTCGATTCTGGATCAATCTGCTGGACAGATTCTTCAGCAGCCGGGCAGGGAGACACTAGGGACATTCTCCTCCCGAGTGATCGAAGAGCCCGGGCTCTCATGCAAGTGCCCAAGAACTTCCACTCGGTTTACCTCGAGAAGCGCACCACACTCGAGTGCATTGATATTATCAATCTTATTTGTCAGAACAACATGACTTTGGCGTGACATATAAAGCATCAGAAAGTATGGACAACCGACTTGACATATTTAGTAGGTAGGCACTGAAAACAAGGTATCTATCACATTttctcctataaataacacGTATATTTCTCATTTAGAGGATTATGAATATTTGAACTCTCAAACACACATATATTATCACATATATTGCTTGTGTTCTTCTTTTTTTACTTACTGActttagcatcggagtggctacgCTGGACACATCtctggcgcccattcacgagttcctttcgtCGTTTGCAGGTCGCGATCGAAACCATCTACTTTTCTCAATTTCCTAAACACTTaatcatcatcatctggtggATTGTCcatgtatattattttttatataaaaaatattatttattattataaatatcaacAAAGTCAAAGTCCGTGTATCAGCTAATCCATGTAATAACTCAAAAAACGAAAAGtctatttcaaacttttatgggttttattctttaattaataaatttgcaTCATGTTAAACCAACTTGGCACCTCTAgtttaattataattaaaacTTCGTAATCTGTATAAGTAGGATTTTCAACTAGCTTTAATAATTCAATAATGAAGGGGGTCCGGCTCAACGACCTGCAGTCTATTCATATTTGCACATTCGGAATCGATTCCAATCACTCAATCAAAGTAATAAAACTTGAACCATCTATTCATGACATTGAATTCTTGAAATAAATGTAATTTGCATGATTACGTATATTCTATCACACACGCCATTATAAATCGTGATATATTTTTAtcttcataaacattattttgatatttttaccCATTACTTTCATTTTCATTCGACTATGTTTTCATCATTTTTCGATATTAATGATAGAATATATGTAAAGattatatatttatcaaaatGATTACATTTATAAATAATGAAGAAGTGATTAATTAttaaggtaaaaacttgtgtgagacgatctaacgagtcatattttgtgatataGGTATCTTATTTgcgtcatccataaaaaaatattactttttatgttaagtgtattaattgtgaatattggtatgaTTGACacataaagatttgtgagactgtgtcacaagagacctactcatattttaaaataaaagtgcatactttttttttccaaaaggtAAAAGTGTATAGTTAaatgataaaaacttgtgtgagacagtcttacatgttgtattttgtgatacagatcttttatttaggtcatcaaatgaaaaaatatgacttttatgcaaataatattattttttattttgaatatcggtagagttgactcatCTAACAGtttaaaattcgtgagaccgtcttataaGAGATCTGTTCGAGTTAAATTCATATATTTAATTCGAAATAAATAAGGATGGTGATAATTGATAAGAGGATAATGTAATAGTCTCTGTCTGGCCGATCACCGATGGCCCAACAAGTAgtaaaaaatgattaaattaagTTCAAAATTACAAATAACCGGCTAGTCCGGTGACTCAAGTGGATTTGTTCCACGCTGGTCCCTTCGATTCTAAAATTCTATTCTTTCTCGTGTAGACTCATTCGGCACCGATCTCTTGTTTTCTTTCTAGGTATGCTTCTCTCTTTTGTAATACTTATCtgtatttatattttttcttaGCTAAAATTCTAACACAGAAACTATTCGTAGTGTTTTCTTGGTTTCAAGGTCCTTAATTCTGTATGAACTATGATTATTCTTGGAATATTACttacctttttttttctttttcattccAATTTGAATGCATGACTTTGATCGTTCGTGTGCTGTATGTTAAATATGATGTAGGGGGGATgaattttttattgtattttggaAAATCagtttgtgattttgtgttgtgtgttttttcCCCTTCAACTTTTTTGGGTTGCATAGGCCCATATTGATGATCCGAACCTTTTTGTTGCTTATGTAGATTTTGTCAAGCAGTTGAAGTTTCGCTGCGATTGTGTGTGTGCTGCGTTGACTTTGTTGATGCGCGCATAAGTAATggctttattttatattttgctTCCTTGACCAAAAAGTGGCTGGTGACTTGTTTATATTCTTGGTGGTGTTATATGGAATACAATGGTTTCTGCTAGTTAAGCATAAGTTTTCTAGCTTGTAGGTATAAATTTAGTAGCAATTcccggttttttttttttttgcaattcaATGGTGTATGTATTTAGGAGCTTCCTTTGCTGAAATGAAGACTGGCGGAAGGAGTAAAGGGGCTGCAAAAAAGGACACAAAAGAAGCATTGAAACCGGTTGATGATAGGTTGGCCTTGATTTGAAAATGGAACTTAATATTACTATGTTGTATTAGATGAACTGTATTCATTTGTAGCACTTTTGTTTGTTTCAGAAAGATTGGGAAAAGGAAGGTTGCTGCGAAGCCAAGTAAACCAAAGGCTACTAAGGCCAAGAAAGACCCTAACAAGCCCAAGAGACCCCCTAGTGCTTTCTTTGTGTTCCTGTACGAACCGTCATTATTCCTTATTTTTCGTGCCGTGGATGTGACGAGCATCATAGTATTCCATTTTTCAGATTTTGTATCCTACATGAGCTATATGGTTGGTTATTCAATGGTGGTTTTATTGCAGTGAAGAGTTTAGAAAGACTTTCAAAAAGGAAAATCCTAACGTCAAGGCCGTCTCAGCTGTATGTTTTTTGTACTTCCATTTTTACTCGGGATGTCTTTTGCAGATTGTGTTTTTGACAAAGCGTGCCtttggattttgttttgcatatGTCTAGGTCGGGAAAGCTGGAGGAGAGAAGTGGAAATCGATGAGTGCAGCTGTAAGGGCTAGAAACTCTATTTAGTGCATGATCATGATATGCTGGAAGATTTTATAAGCATTTGGTTGTGGGGTGTGGTAATCATGTGTGTGACACACGCATAGATATATATGATTAATATGTTCATTATGAAATGAACTTTAACCAGAGTATTTCAACTAATGAACCTGAAGCGATGATTCTTGGGTATTAAATTTATATGGCATGTTGAAAACTTGATTTGTATGAAGCTACAGTTTTACCGTTATCAATTATTACAAATGCATTCTTAGGAAAAAGCTCCTTATGAAGCTAAAGCTGCAAAGAAGAAGGCCGAGTATGAAAAACTAATGAATGCCTACAACAAAAAACAGGTGTGGTTTTTTCAAATTCTCTCCCATAAGATATAACATTTTATATTTGGATGTTTTTACCTGCATGCTTAAATGTTTGTCATTCATAAAATTGGCAGGAGAGTTCTGCTGATCAGGGGGACGAAGGATCTGAGAGGTCTGGATCAGAAGTTCACGATGACGATGACGAGGAGAGCGACCACGTACGTAATTTCGCCAAGTTTTGGACTGATGCTGTTATATATTCCAAAAGCAACATGATTAAACACTCAACATATGGTTGAATATTGTATTAATGAGCTGTTTTCTTCGATTCTCGCATCCAGCTAAATGTTATGAATTGTTGCTTTTGTGTAGGACGACGATGATGAGGATGAAGAGTGAATTCGCAACACAAAAAATCAGACTCAAGGCGGATCTCTGACTGGGATTCTGGATATGTATGATTTGGATTGTGAAAAAGGATAAGTATGAACAATGTAACTTATGTATAGTGTGTGTATATTTCATCGCAATTATCAGATTGCAATTTGCCAACAGATTTGAATCCTAACCATCCTGACGTATATATGTCGTGTATACAGTAGGTAGAAAGTCAGTTTAAGTACAAAACCTGGAGAACACAGCCTCGATGCAATTGTATCATAAAATTACTATTGAAACAAAAAAATGTTCagataaaatatcaaaattttcaagcaTGTTTCTAGGCCCTAGCCGTTTCAGCTGGTTGTTCCACAAAATAAAGCCCCAGGGTGCCGAAATAAGATTTTTGAAGACAGATGGTAACATGCCAATTGTACGTAAGACATGGGCAAAACATTTACAGCAATGTGTCTACTTCAATCTTGTTTCTTGCCGTTCTCCTCCATAAATTTTTGTAGCTCTTTCTCCCCTGCCGCGATTAGACGTTTGGCGGTGTCGAATGTCGTAAGCTTTATGCTGTCACAGCAAttgaaatgaaatttaaaaCTAAAGCACTTGTAGGAAACCTGTGGTTATATATCAAGAGCTGACAAAAGGCCATGTTCTTGAACAGAGGAAATTATGCCATCAAAGGGAAGCATAATCTACAGAGATAGCTGCTATGAACGAAACCCataaaaagagaagaaaataaTGGAATAACAATAGGGATAGCTGCAATTCAAGTCAGGTCAATTGAATGTAAAAAGATGAACCTGCTGTTTGGTAAAGTCTTTAATGCATTCGGTAAGAAACCCCTGTATAGCCCGATAAACCATCACGCGCCACAATGCCTGACCCAAATAGAAAGTCATGGAGCCGTAAGCATAATCAAGCCGTGGGGAAACACTGCAAGGGTATCACATAATCTTAATTATTCCATGCATCTCCAAGAATACCTCGTTATTGTATACGGCTTTTTTTCACTCCATAAAAAATAACCCTGTTGCTACCAGTGCTTTTAACGAATCATAAATCTAATACAGATCCATGAAAGGCCAAAGTCAACTGTTTAATTTCCAAAAAATTTCATTGTCATGCCCATAtcagataaaaaaaatagaCTATATATGAGAatatcatgttttttttttgtaatcagGAAATCTCCATTTTCGCACTCAAAAAATTGTTTTCAGCCACTATCAACTAACTTTGAACCTGTTGTTCATGAACAAACAAAAGACTCACACCTACCAATGTGCGCTTCCAGAAGAAACTTTAGCTTTATCGTTCTTCGTCAAAGCAAGGGTGATATCTTCAACTTTTATTTCAACTTATGAAAAAATCGACATGTATGAACCCATCAGTGCAGTAGCATATACATTACCTGGGAAGGCATCAAAAATTGTCTTGAAAGGAGAACCCTTCATTTGCATTTGCCGCCTAACTGTGTCCAAAGGATAAAACATGACTGTGGCTATGGTGGCTGAAACCAGTGCTGTTGCCAGGGATATTTCAGTCCTCTTTTGATATTTATCTGGCAGTGCCTTCTTCACCCTAGTGTTCAAGAGAGAATGTAGTTTAAGGTTTAATGTATTATACTTATTCCGCCTAAACAGAAATAAAACTTGAGATCTGAACAGTTAGCTCACAagtcaaaaacacaaaaattcaCGGCAATGTAAGGTGCAATTCCAATAAGAGAAGTCCCTAGACCGTTATAAAAGGATGCAAATCCTTCCT
The Primulina eburnea isolate SZY01 chromosome 5, ASM2296580v1, whole genome shotgun sequence genome window above contains:
- the LOC140832496 gene encoding HMG1/2-like protein isoform X1; its protein translation is MVSARASFAEMKTGGRSKGAAKKDTKEALKPVDDRKIGKRKVAAKPSKPKATKAKKDPNKPKRPPSAFFVFLEEFRKTFKKENPNVKAVSAVGKAGGEKWKSMSAAEKAPYEAKAAKKKAEYEKLMNAYNKKQESSADQGDEGSERSGSEVHDDDDEESDHDDDDEDEE
- the LOC140832496 gene encoding HMG1/2-like protein isoform X2, which encodes MKTGGRSKGAAKKDTKEALKPVDDRKIGKRKVAAKPSKPKATKAKKDPNKPKRPPSAFFVFLEEFRKTFKKENPNVKAVSAVGKAGGEKWKSMSAAEKAPYEAKAAKKKAEYEKLMNAYNKKQESSADQGDEGSERSGSEVHDDDDEESDHDDDDEDEE